From the genome of Gemmatimonadaceae bacterium, one region includes:
- a CDS encoding deoxyribonuclease IV gives MPNGAARGAGRRYIVGAHASDAGGIHTAVLRAAAGGMDALQLFTAIPTYYGDKSSIRAERVERFRTALASTRIDPGNIVVHAAYVLNTATADEQKWGRSAAGLAKELERSSALGVGAVCFHPGAALGGDPEAAMARVARAMSQALEKVSGSTRLLVENTAGAGLTVGRTAHEVGSILADIPAVLRKRAGYGLDTCHLFAAGHDIVSSADALRATLDAFEDACGEPPSFFHLNDSEGAQGSNRDRHALLGQGKIGIEPFRWLLEDRRARGVPLILETPHREGSDADDNLAPDPNDVEMLQLLRGMMLSNA, from the coding sequence ATGCCTAACGGAGCGGCCCGCGGCGCCGGGCGGCGCTACATCGTCGGCGCGCACGCGTCCGATGCCGGCGGCATCCACACCGCCGTGCTCCGGGCGGCCGCCGGCGGCATGGACGCGCTGCAGCTGTTCACCGCGATTCCCACGTATTACGGCGACAAGTCGTCCATTCGCGCCGAGCGCGTCGAACGGTTCCGTACCGCCCTCGCGTCGACCAGGATCGACCCGGGCAACATCGTCGTTCACGCCGCCTACGTACTCAACACGGCGACCGCCGACGAGCAGAAGTGGGGCCGATCCGCCGCCGGTCTCGCCAAGGAGCTGGAACGGTCCAGTGCGCTCGGCGTGGGCGCCGTATGCTTCCATCCCGGCGCTGCGTTGGGCGGCGACCCGGAGGCGGCCATGGCGCGCGTCGCCCGCGCGATGTCGCAGGCCCTCGAAAAAGTGTCGGGGTCGACGCGCCTGCTGGTCGAGAACACCGCGGGTGCAGGTCTCACGGTTGGACGGACGGCGCACGAGGTCGGATCCATTCTGGCGGACATTCCCGCCGTGCTGCGCAAGCGCGCGGGCTATGGACTCGACACATGCCATCTGTTTGCGGCCGGCCACGACATCGTGTCGTCCGCCGATGCGCTGCGGGCTACGCTGGATGCATTCGAAGACGCATGCGGCGAGCCGCCGTCGTTCTTTCACCTGAACGACAGCGAGGGCGCACAGGGATCGAATCGCGATCGGCATGCGCTGCTGGGCCAGGGCAAGATTGGGATCGAACCGTTTCGATGGCTGCTGGAGGATCGGCGCGCGAGGGGCGTCCCGCTCATCCTCGAGACCCCGCATCGCGAGGGCTCCGACGCCGATGACAATCTCGCACCGGATCCGAACGACGTCGAAATGTTGCAGCTCTTGCGCGGCATGATGCTGTCCAATGCCTGA
- a CDS encoding HAMP domain-containing sensor histidine kinase: MAKSSPRPPSSASAAPLVAVLLLTLGVAGAITWVAWLSTSSHRAAAQDAMRDYAEFAAANFTDAAGKALYGGSMAILSSVGAGSATMEADHVYPLTVLEHAAGKMRDWGWMYVPTPRYVFSYDLSTHKVQVGGENAPGQVEQARLLDSLSANFDTVSNVTSGADPRARSLYVMIDSTTNDTGIYLMVLMRGVHGAPNMVYGFSTMFRNYAQTVLPQLAKATPLVPRSLTHGLPNDSLLTITVRDAGGRTVYESSTAGLTAFGATHQLWSFAEGPTVQIAVRKQAADRLLRGGIPRNRVPLLVALLLCTGALVVVAFHLARRAEELAHLRADFTSSMSHELRTPLAQIVLFAESLSFGRVTTEHGRSDALRVILREARRLGHLVDNVLLFSRTERRATHVSAQARPLAPLVREIVESFEPLAKVRQSSLRLSLDENVVAPVDEGALRQILLNLLDNAVKYGPDGQTVAVSLSLERGRAVLCVDDEGDGVPESESKRIWDPFVRLHSGEYSVSTGSGIGLSVVQQLVTLHGGTCRVDEAPTGGARFVVELPGARMGGGGGGAGSIPSEGGTHDLAAAR, from the coding sequence ATGGCCAAGAGTTCGCCGCGCCCGCCGTCGAGTGCATCTGCGGCTCCGCTCGTTGCCGTCCTGCTGCTGACGCTTGGCGTCGCTGGCGCGATCACGTGGGTCGCCTGGCTCTCGACCAGCTCGCATCGCGCGGCGGCCCAGGACGCGATGCGCGACTACGCGGAATTTGCGGCTGCGAACTTCACCGACGCGGCGGGCAAGGCGCTCTACGGCGGCTCCATGGCCATCCTGTCGTCCGTCGGCGCCGGCTCGGCAACGATGGAAGCGGACCATGTGTATCCGCTCACGGTGCTCGAGCACGCCGCGGGCAAGATGCGCGATTGGGGTTGGATGTACGTCCCGACGCCGCGCTACGTGTTCAGCTACGACCTGTCCACGCACAAGGTGCAGGTGGGCGGCGAGAACGCGCCGGGACAAGTCGAGCAGGCGCGGTTGCTGGATTCGCTGTCGGCCAACTTCGACACCGTCAGCAACGTGACCAGCGGCGCCGACCCGCGTGCACGGTCGCTGTACGTGATGATCGACAGCACGACGAACGACACCGGCATCTACCTGATGGTGTTGATGCGCGGCGTGCACGGCGCGCCGAACATGGTCTACGGGTTTTCGACCATGTTCCGCAACTATGCGCAAACCGTTCTGCCCCAGCTCGCCAAGGCCACGCCGCTCGTCCCGCGGTCGCTGACGCACGGTCTGCCTAACGATTCACTGCTGACGATCACCGTGCGCGATGCCGGCGGTCGCACGGTCTATGAATCGTCGACGGCGGGTCTGACGGCGTTCGGCGCAACGCACCAGCTGTGGTCGTTTGCCGAAGGGCCGACGGTCCAGATTGCCGTTCGGAAGCAAGCCGCCGACAGGTTGTTGCGCGGCGGCATCCCGCGGAATCGGGTGCCGCTCCTGGTGGCGCTGCTCCTGTGCACGGGCGCACTGGTGGTCGTCGCGTTCCACCTCGCCCGGCGGGCCGAGGAACTCGCGCATCTCCGTGCGGATTTCACCTCGAGCATGTCCCACGAGCTGCGGACGCCACTCGCTCAGATCGTGTTGTTCGCCGAATCGCTGTCGTTCGGCCGGGTGACGACGGAGCACGGTCGCAGCGATGCGCTGCGGGTGATCCTCCGGGAGGCGCGGCGACTGGGGCATCTCGTCGACAACGTGCTGCTCTTCTCGCGGACGGAACGCCGCGCCACGCACGTGTCGGCGCAGGCGAGGCCGCTGGCGCCGTTGGTGCGCGAGATCGTCGAGTCGTTCGAGCCGTTGGCGAAAGTGCGTCAGTCGTCGCTGCGATTGTCGTTAGACGAGAACGTGGTGGCGCCGGTGGACGAGGGCGCGCTGCGTCAGATTCTGCTCAATCTGTTGGACAACGCCGTGAAGTACGGTCCGGACGGCCAGACGGTGGCCGTGAGCCTCAGCCTGGAGCGCGGGCGGGCGGTGCTGTGTGTGGATGACGAAGGTGACGGGGTGCCGGAGTCCGAGAGTAAACGAATCTGGGATCCGTTCGTACGGCTTCACAGTGGCGAGTATTCCGTGTCTACCGGGAGCGGCATCGGGCTCTCGGTCGTGCAACAGTTAGTCACGCTGCATGGAGGAACCTGTCGCGTCGATGAGGCGCCGACGGGCGGCGCGCGATTCGTCGTCGAGTTGCCCGGCGCCCGTATGGGAGGGGGAGGGGGAGGAGCAGGGAGCATACCGTCCGAAGGAGGAACGCATGATCTCGCTGCCGCACGATAG
- a CDS encoding response regulator transcription factor — protein sequence MHRILIVEDNADLASGLRTNLELEGYDVSIAGDGVKGLSQARAVHPDLIMLDLMLPKLDGYRLLRLLRQDGFGGPVLVLTARGDEADKVRGFRWGADDYVTKPFSLMELLARVEALLRRSAASPMPVPTKVPPPPVRFGEVEVRPATHEVLRSGEPVPLRPKEFDLIMALIQRNGQVASRLELLHEVWGYDAEIVSRTVDTHMAELRRKLERDPGSPRHLLTVRKTGYRLQP from the coding sequence ATGCATCGCATCCTGATCGTGGAAGACAATGCCGATCTGGCCTCCGGTCTCCGTACCAATCTCGAGCTTGAAGGATACGACGTATCGATCGCCGGCGACGGAGTGAAAGGTTTGTCGCAAGCGCGCGCGGTACATCCCGATCTCATCATGCTCGACCTCATGCTGCCGAAGCTCGATGGGTATCGGCTGCTTCGCCTGCTGAGGCAGGATGGCTTTGGCGGGCCGGTGCTGGTGCTCACGGCGCGCGGCGATGAGGCCGACAAAGTGCGCGGTTTCCGCTGGGGCGCTGACGACTACGTCACGAAGCCGTTCAGCCTGATGGAGCTCTTGGCGCGCGTCGAGGCGCTGCTGCGCCGCAGCGCGGCGTCGCCGATGCCGGTCCCGACGAAGGTGCCGCCGCCGCCCGTTCGATTCGGCGAAGTGGAGGTGCGGCCGGCGACGCACGAAGTGCTGCGCTCCGGCGAGCCGGTGCCGCTCAGGCCCAAGGAGTTCGACCTGATCATGGCGCTGATTCAGCGCAACGGTCAGGTGGCGTCGCGGCTCGAGCTGCTGCACGAGGTGTGGGGATACGATGCGGAGATCGTGAGCCGCACCGTTGACACGCACATGGCGGAGCTGCGCCGGAAACTGGAGCGCGATCCCGGATCGCCGCGCCATCTCCTAACGGTGCGGAAGACGGGGTATCGGCTCCAACCTTAA
- a CDS encoding SWIB/MDM2 domain-containing protein — MESALGMLVSLVADSWVAHDVSALAGVAIAEISNGDARVQREKSRASLLRCCRTFLVCGATDPFSLYDVILSTNRERPSMATKKKRGAKKGTKRTAKKAARKGGRKAARKAAPRKKRAPNPAFMRPMQPDDALAAVVGSGGMPRTEITKKLWAYIKKNNLQDAKNKRMINADDKLGRVFNGKKQVSMFEMTKLASKHMK, encoded by the coding sequence ATGGAATCTGCGCTCGGCATGCTGGTGAGCTTGGTGGCGGATTCATGGGTCGCGCACGATGTGTCGGCACTGGCGGGCGTCGCCATCGCGGAAATTTCGAATGGAGATGCTCGCGTACAGAGGGAAAAATCGCGTGCGTCCCTATTGCGTTGCTGTAGGACCTTCTTAGTTTGTGGCGCGACGGACCCCTTTTCCCTCTATGACGTGATCCTTTCAACCAATCGGGAGAGACCATCGATGGCCACCAAAAAGAAACGCGGCGCGAAGAAGGGCACGAAGCGCACAGCGAAGAAAGCGGCCAGGAAGGGTGGACGGAAGGCAGCACGCAAGGCAGCGCCGCGGAAGAAGCGTGCGCCCAACCCGGCGTTCATGCGTCCGATGCAGCCCGATGATGCGCTCGCAGCGGTGGTCGGCAGCGGTGGCATGCCTCGCACCGAGATCACGAAGAAGCTGTGGGCTTACATCAAGAAGAACAATCTTCAGGATGCCAAGAACAAGCGCATGATCAACGCCGACGACAAACTCGGCCGCGTCTTCAACGGAAAGAAGCAGGTGTCGATGTTCGAGATGACCAAGCTCGCCAGCAAGCACATGAAGTAA
- the lepB gene encoding signal peptidase I — MSSSALVQLSRRHHMAVAAKNKNRKTTPAATKRRNVVAEARGPRKSGRDALAEWSKTIIGAVVIFLFITTFIVEAYRIPSESMEPTLLVGDFLFANKMIFGAHVPFTHYNLPGFRDPHRDEVVVYQSPSQDRLPASMRVKDELTPTVVKRLVGVAGDTLYMRDGMLYVDGIAQRQGFGVGDKPYDYVDAPDSIFNWQIPFELKSSRFGPAPAHPSHDNWGPFVVPAGHYFSLGDNRYNSVDARYYGFVPRANIRGKPMFIYMSFDFEDLRVRWSRFGKIIR, encoded by the coding sequence ATGAGTTCGTCCGCGCTCGTGCAGCTCTCACGCCGACACCACATGGCAGTGGCCGCGAAGAACAAGAACCGGAAAACCACACCGGCCGCGACGAAGCGGCGCAACGTCGTCGCCGAAGCGCGCGGACCGCGCAAGTCCGGGCGCGATGCGCTCGCCGAGTGGAGCAAGACGATCATCGGCGCTGTGGTGATTTTTCTCTTCATCACCACGTTCATCGTCGAAGCGTATCGCATCCCGTCGGAAAGCATGGAGCCGACGCTGCTCGTCGGCGACTTCCTGTTCGCCAACAAGATGATATTTGGCGCGCACGTTCCGTTCACGCACTACAACCTGCCGGGCTTTCGCGATCCGCATCGCGACGAAGTCGTCGTGTATCAGTCGCCGTCGCAGGACCGGTTGCCGGCGAGCATGCGCGTGAAGGATGAGCTCACCCCGACGGTCGTGAAGCGGTTGGTCGGCGTGGCTGGGGATACGTTGTACATGCGCGATGGCATGCTCTACGTCGACGGGATCGCGCAGCGGCAAGGGTTCGGCGTGGGCGACAAGCCGTACGACTATGTCGATGCGCCGGACTCGATTTTCAATTGGCAGATCCCGTTCGAGCTCAAGTCATCGCGCTTCGGGCCGGCGCCGGCGCATCCGTCGCACGACAACTGGGGTCCCTTCGTCGTGCCCGCAGGCCACTATTTCTCGTTGGGCGACAACCGGTACAACTCCGTCGACGCGCGCTACTACGGGTTCGTGCCGCGCGCGAACATTCGGGGCAAGCCGATGTTCATCTACATGTCGTTCGACTTCGAAGACCTGCGGGTGCGGTGGAGTCGCTTCGGGAAGATCATCAGATAG